The following proteins are co-located in the Dyadobacter chenwenxiniae genome:
- a CDS encoding sialate O-acetylesterase, with translation MNIFTKWIFVYTYLLANICNAQTVSLSYPINNSVIQRNTLNKATATIAGQLISNNLAVTLSYRIRTVSATGILGAAGPSTNLSLAGNGMFFTTIVINKGWYLSEILLNGVVYASVKFGIGDIFIIAGQSNAQGTGDIKYALPSNASIPEWVVGTLEDRTCTKTFPASFTSMFSLNTPDQAKQYGRLGPSGNSTWAYAALGKLISDSNGGMPVAFFNAASGGTTITQWKQGSEGVEAKHPYTGAQICVGYNQGSMVPSDYYGLPYTTLENALNYYGSLFGVRAVLWHQGEADADLSVNPVYKATSSADYQTKLQGVIAKSRADFGAPNLAWYVSKASISKFGPLNAMIRTGQSNAASGPPNLSGSETDYVNGSSGPTTASDGGEEYRADSTHFYEGPGSIKGLTWLANKWFSTIGALGNPIAASWVPQLTYSKNGGWRTLTATGAAVQYMWSKVGINGPAVPGGNASVYTTDEKYLGIRCYMKDANGNWHISAAINVGKYDNQRMGAGVEEEKQESEEPGFELNAYPNPYTTSFTIAFDVPDENSNVRLDIIDNQGKVMKTVVDNPHAKGKWQYEVKELPDYSNEILFCRLKVNDHYTVRKLVHYTR, from the coding sequence ATGAACATTTTCACGAAATGGATATTCGTATACACATATCTTTTAGCCAATATTTGCAATGCGCAAACCGTATCTTTATCATATCCGATTAACAATTCTGTGATTCAGCGCAACACGCTAAACAAGGCAACGGCGACCATTGCTGGTCAGCTTATTTCCAATAACCTGGCCGTAACGCTAAGTTACAGAATTCGAACGGTAAGTGCCACAGGGATTCTCGGGGCCGCTGGACCTTCTACAAACCTAAGTTTGGCAGGGAACGGCATGTTTTTTACAACAATTGTCATTAACAAGGGCTGGTATTTAAGTGAAATTCTTTTAAATGGTGTAGTGTATGCTTCGGTAAAATTTGGGATTGGAGATATATTTATTATTGCTGGCCAGTCAAATGCGCAAGGTACTGGGGATATCAAATATGCACTACCATCAAATGCGAGTATTCCGGAATGGGTTGTCGGCACCTTGGAAGATAGGACTTGCACGAAAACCTTTCCGGCGTCTTTCACGAGTATGTTTTCTTTAAATACACCCGATCAGGCTAAACAGTACGGGCGATTAGGGCCGTCTGGGAATAGCACTTGGGCATATGCCGCGCTGGGTAAACTGATTTCTGATTCGAATGGAGGAATGCCGGTAGCATTCTTCAATGCGGCTTCGGGAGGAACTACCATCACACAATGGAAACAGGGCAGCGAAGGTGTTGAAGCAAAACATCCCTACACGGGGGCACAGATATGTGTGGGATATAATCAAGGATCGATGGTTCCCTCGGACTATTACGGTCTGCCCTATACAACGCTAGAAAATGCCCTCAATTATTACGGTTCACTATTTGGTGTGAGGGCAGTACTCTGGCACCAGGGAGAAGCTGATGCGGATTTAAGTGTCAACCCGGTTTACAAGGCAACGAGTTCCGCAGATTATCAGACCAAATTACAGGGAGTCATCGCTAAATCTCGTGCAGATTTTGGAGCACCAAACCTTGCCTGGTATGTTTCCAAAGCATCTATCAGCAAGTTCGGCCCCCTCAACGCCATGATTAGAACCGGCCAGAGCAATGCCGCCTCTGGCCCACCGAATCTAAGCGGTTCTGAGACGGATTATGTAAATGGAAGTTCCGGTCCTACCACTGCCAGCGATGGCGGCGAAGAATACCGCGCAGACAGCACCCACTTTTACGAAGGCCCCGGGTCAATCAAAGGTCTTACCTGGCTAGCCAATAAATGGTTCTCAACCATCGGTGCATTGGGTAATCCAATTGCGGCCAGTTGGGTTCCGCAGCTTACTTATTCGAAAAACGGCGGCTGGCGAACGCTTACTGCAACTGGCGCAGCAGTTCAATATATGTGGAGTAAAGTCGGCATTAATGGCCCCGCCGTGCCCGGGGGCAATGCGAGTGTGTATACGACGGATGAAAAATATTTGGGTATCCGTTGTTATATGAAGGATGCGAATGGTAATTGGCATATATCCGCTGCGATCAATGTTGGGAAGTATGACAACCAGCGCATGGGTGCTGGTGTTGAAGAGGAGAAACAAGAAAGTGAAGAGCCTGGTTTTGAATTAAATGCGTACCCTAATCCATATACAACCAGCTTTACCATTGCATTTGATGTTCCGGATGAAAACAGTAATGTCCGTTTAGACATTATCGATAACCAAGGAAAGGTTATGAAAACAGTTGTAGATAATCCGCATGCAAAAGGGAAATGGCAGTATGAAGTGAAGGAACTGCCTGATTATAGCAATGAGATTTTGTTTTGCAGATTAAAGGTCAATGATCACTACACGGTCAGAAAGCTGGTCCACTATACAAGATAA